A single Lemur catta isolate mLemCat1 chromosome 20, mLemCat1.pri, whole genome shotgun sequence DNA region contains:
- the C20H16orf78 gene encoding uncharacterized protein C16orf78 homolog has product MSEQPEDLKDLMPTERKSTWRTAEERRMSDLTRVLEWLERRKGKTKQPFQQQKSKVATVPSSGEKEVKKVKGILKTQGKSQADTPGQASEQSSSKEGDPVVSRRVYRLEQKAKRYSTVPGNYTEDGPRKSELDIKDVIALESMQRSTSFRRQSVTLDPGAQENVYGTRRGNFLRDWTIKTSDSLYERKLKSLMEKGTELKTESAKMLKPEEVLSCRYLRLSKNNIRTLLKLCRNAGMNVDIHPHMVEAEIDAKKVFSRTHSIAL; this is encoded by the exons ATGTCAGAGCAACCGGAGGACCTGAAGGATTTAATGCCCACAGAGAGGAAGTCCACGTGGAGGACGGCCGAGGAGAGGCGCATGTCTGACCTCACCCGCGTGTTAGAGTGGCTGGAGCGGAGGAAGGGGAAGACAAAGCAGCCTTTCCAA CAGCAGAAGAGCAAGGTTGCCACGGTCCCTAGCTCAGGTGAGAAGGAAGTGAAGAAAGTCAAAGGCATCCTGAAGACGCAGGGAAAGAGCCAAGCTGACACCCCTGGGCAG GCCTCAGAGCAAAGCTCCAGTAAGGAAGGGGACCCTGTTGTCTCCCGAAGGGTCTACAGACTGGAGCAAAAGGCAAAACGCTACAGCACAGTCCCTGGTAACTACACCGAGGATGGCCCCAGGAAATCTG AGTTAGACATCAAAGATGTGATTGCCTTAGAGTCCATGCAGCGGTCAACCTCATTCCGTCGGCAAAGCGTTACCTTAGATCCCGGCGCGCAGGAGAATGTCTATGGCACCCGGAGGGGGAACTTCCTGAGAGACTGGACCATCAAGACGTCCGACTCCCTTTACGAACGCAAGCTGAAGAGCCTCATGGAGAAAGGCACGGAGCTCAAGACTGAGTCTGCAAAGATGCTGAAGCCGGAGGAGGTGCTGAGCTGCCG ATACCTGAGGTTGTCCAAGAACAACATCCGGACCCTGCTCAAGCTGTGCAGGAACGCGGGAATGAATGTGGACATCCATCCCCACATGGTCGAAGCGGAGATAGATGCCAAAAAGGTGTTCAGCCGAACCCACAGCATCGCGCTCTAA